The DNA sequence GGGATAAATCCTTACGCACTTGGCTTTGCAATGTTTAGAGACATCCGACGCATCTGCGAAGAGCCCACCGATGAAGATAAAGAGTGGTTCCCTGAATTAGCCGGAAGTGATTGGTTAGAAGCGGTGCACTTTGCGATGCACAACTTCAAAGATGAAAGCTTCATCAGCCAGTACCTTTCTCCAAAGATCATTCGTGACTTTAAGCTGTTCTCAGTGCTCGACGACGACCGTAAAAATACCATTGAAGTCAGTGCGATTCACGATGATCCTGGCTATCGCCTGATTAGAGAAAAGCTCGCGGCGCAGTACAACCTAAGCAACCTTGAGCCGAATATTCAGGTGTTTAATGTCGATGTTCGTGGTGATCGCTCAATGACACTGCAATATGTGCCTCATGACCGTATCCCGCTAGATAAAGGCTACGATGAAGTATTAAAGCACCTTTATCGCTTATGGGGCTTTGATGTGATTTTGGAAGAGCTCAAAGACACAGGTCATAGAGAAATATTGACCACCTGTCCGAAACGAAATGATTATGGAGCCAAGATTTAATGCTAATCACAATAAGTAAGTGATTGGTATAAGACTCCGCTCCCCCTACAACATAGTGGTTAAACCCGCTCGGAAGTGGAGCAATAAAAAAGCGCATAAGTCTGATGACTTATGCGCTTTCTTTTTAAGGCTCAAACGTCTTCAATAGACGCAAGGCACTAAACCTAGATACTAGAGCTAAAGCTAAAGCTAAATAAGCTTAAACAATCGGCTTTTGGCCGCGTTCAATCAGCTTCATCAGCACGCTGTCTGCAGATTGACCTGCCACGCCCGCTAGTTTGTCTGACAGCTTTTTCTTCTGTACGTAGTGAATCGCTAGAACCGTTTTGTCCTTACATGCCGCTACGACTAAATCATCGGAAGTGCTGATCTCATCCACCAGCCCAAGCTCATGTGCTTGTGTACCAAACCAGTGTTCACCCGTTGCTACTTTTTCAAGATCGAGTGCTGGACGATGGTCACGGATGAAGTCTTTGAATAGGCCATGTGTCTCTTCGAGCTCTTCTTTAAACTTCTCGCGTGCTTTATCGCTGTTCTCGCCAAACATAGTAAGCGTGCGTTTGTACTCACCCGCCGTTAGCTGTTCGAACTCAATGTCATGCTTTTTAAGCAATTTATTGAAGTTTGGCAGTTGAGCAATAACACCAATAGAGCCAACAATAGCAAAAGGTGCAGATACAATTTTGTCCGCGATACATGCCATCATGTAACCACCACTCGCGGCTACTTTGTCTACAGAGATAATCAGAGGCAGGCCTGCTGCTTTGATACGGTCGAGTTGAGAAGACGCCAAACCATAGCCGTGAACCATGCCACCGCCAGACTCAAGTTTAAGCAATACTTCATCGCCTTCACGAGCCACAGCTAGAACCGCTGTTACCTCTTCACGTAATGAAGCCACTTCTTTCGCATCAATGCTGCCATTAAAGTCGAGAACGAATAGGTGTGGTTCACGCTTGCTATCAAGCTCACCCTCTTTCGCTGCTTTCTTCACTTCTTTGCCACGTGATTTTACTTTTTCTTTTTCCGCTTTCTTTTCTGCTTTATCACGTGCTTTGATGAAAGCATCATCATGCAAATGGTGCTCTAGTTGTTCAATCGTTTGTTTGTGGTGTTCAGATAGGTT is a window from the Vibrio splendidus genome containing:
- the sohB gene encoding protease SohB, with amino-acid sequence MTLEFLLDYGLFLAKIATVVIAIIAILVIAKSVGGKSSAIKGELEITNLSEHHKQTIEQLEHHLHDDAFIKARDKAEKKAEKEKVKSRGKEVKKAAKEGELDSKREPHLFVLDFNGSIDAKEVASLREEVTAVLAVAREGDEVLLKLESGGGMVHGYGLASSQLDRIKAAGLPLIISVDKVAASGGYMMACIADKIVSAPFAIVGSIGVIAQLPNFNKLLKKHDIEFEQLTAGEYKRTLTMFGENSDKAREKFKEELEETHGLFKDFIRDHRPALDLEKVATGEHWFGTQAHELGLVDEISTSDDLVVAACKDKTVLAIHYVQKKKLSDKLAGVAGQSADSVLMKLIERGQKPIV